From the genome of Nitrospiria bacterium:
TGATTCGTCCCTCCTCGATGTCTTTTGAGGCTGCCTTCTCCCCTTTCTGCCAACGGCTGGTCCAGAAAAATGCCTGTGAGGCTGGAATCGTAATATGGGGGATCAGTACGATAGACCCGTCCTCCCGCTGTTCACACTCGAACATCGAGATATTCTCCGGAACGAACTCCTTCGGCAGAGTGATCTGGTTGCGTTTACCCAACAGCACATGTTTTATCTGTGTCGGCATGGTTTTCCTCCTCAAGCACCGATCAGTTTACCTGAAATCCGTATCGCTGTCAAGCGGAATATCCGCAAAGCGGAAAACAGCGGACCGGCTTAGAAGACGGGTTTAAAAACCTGCTCGTAAAGCAGCTCGGCGAGCCGACGATAGCCCTCGGTGGTCAGGTGGAGGCCGTCGTTGGAATAGGCCTCGGCCAAGCGGAGCGTCTCCGGCTCGGCCGTCGCCGCGAAGAGATCGACCACCGGCTGCGGCCGGCTCCGGGCGTATTCCATGATCAGACGGTTGAGCGTTTGGCGCGGAGGAATCCCGTCGTCGAATCCGAGAATCGAGGGAAGCGTCACGGCGACGGCCCGGCCGCCCGCGCCGCGGACCCGCTCGTAGATCGTGACAAGGTTCCGCATCACCTCCGAGGGCCGCGCGCCCCAGCCGAGATCGTTGGTCCCGCCGAGAACAACGACATAGTCCGGCCGGAGCGGGAGGACATCCGTTCCAAGACGCATGGCCATCTCGGCCGTCAGCTCCCCGTTGACGCCGCGGACCAGAACCTCCGCCGCCGGACCCAAGCGCTCTTGAAGAAAACGGCCGTAGGGCGTGGCCGCCCCG
Proteins encoded in this window:
- a CDS encoding SGNH/GDSL hydrolase family protein, producing the protein MARPLRIVAFGDSLTVGYQSPTAANPAGAATPYGRFLQERLGPAAEVLVRGVNGELTAEMAMRLGTDVLPLRPDYVVVLGGTNDLGWGARPSEVMRNLVTIYERVRGAGGRAVAVTLPSILGFDDGIPPRQTLNRLIMEYARSRPQPVVDLFAATAEPETLRLAEAYSNDGLHLTTEGYRRLAELLYEQVFKPVF
- a CDS encoding AbrB/MazE/SpoVT family DNA-binding domain-containing protein — protein: MPTQIKHVLLGKRNQITLPKEFVPENISMFECEQREDGSIVLIPHITIPASQAFFWTSRWQKGEKAASKDIEEGRITHFRSGEAMLSEMAKRRKKK